A single region of the Paraburkholderia sp. SOS3 genome encodes:
- the katE gene encoding catalase HPII, with amino-acid sequence MASKPMASKPRNAQPGSSPADPKSQALEASRARPENEALRTNQGVKIADNQNTLRAGARGPSLLEDFIMREKITHFDHERIPERIVHARGSAAHGVFQVYEPMTEFTKAAFLQDPAVQTPVYVRFSTVQGPRGSADTVRDVRGFAVKFYTSEGNYDLVGNNMPVFFIQDAIKFPDFVHAVKPEAPNEMPTGASAHDTFWDFVSLVPESTHMVLWTMSDRAIPRSLRTMEGFGVHTFRFVNAEGRSRFVKFHWRPVLGSYSLLWDEAQKIAGKDPDFHRRDLWEAIERGDFPEFELGVQLIEEKDEHTLGFDLLDPTKLIPEEIVPVRIVGKMTLNRNPDNFFAETEQVAFHPGHVVPGIDFSNDPLLQGRLFSYTDTQISRLGGANFHELPINRPLSPNVNNQRDGMHRQTINVGQASYEPNSLNDAWPKETDPASRDGGFESYPETVDGTKIRVRSESFADHFSQAALFYQSMSDVEKEHIAAAYQFELGKVTRPEIRARVVNEILANYDLDLANKVAEGLGLPAPKNGAKAVGQQRPSPALSLLNRAKPGIKTRKIALLAAPGADETLLQTVRKKLEDEGAAPLLIAPTLAPVAGANPDATIAGMPSIMFDAVIVCGGEASAKTLAQSGDARHFVLEAFKHLKAIGALGAGRDVLKAAHLPDQAEGVATGGDGDVDAVLKKFIEAAGQHRVWARRAMAESVPA; translated from the coding sequence GCGCGCACGTCCTGAAAACGAGGCACTGCGCACGAATCAGGGCGTGAAAATCGCAGATAACCAGAACACATTGCGCGCGGGCGCGCGCGGCCCCTCGTTGCTCGAAGATTTCATCATGCGTGAAAAAATCACGCACTTCGACCATGAGCGCATTCCGGAGCGCATCGTCCACGCCCGCGGTTCCGCGGCGCATGGCGTGTTTCAGGTCTACGAGCCGATGACCGAATTCACGAAGGCGGCTTTCCTGCAGGACCCGGCGGTGCAGACACCCGTTTATGTGCGCTTTTCGACGGTACAGGGACCACGTGGGTCCGCCGATACGGTGCGCGATGTGCGCGGCTTCGCGGTGAAGTTCTACACGAGCGAGGGCAACTACGATCTGGTCGGCAACAATATGCCGGTATTCTTTATTCAGGACGCGATCAAGTTTCCCGATTTCGTGCATGCAGTGAAGCCCGAGGCGCCGAATGAAATGCCGACCGGTGCCTCGGCGCACGATACGTTCTGGGATTTCGTCTCTCTCGTCCCCGAATCGACGCACATGGTGCTATGGACGATGTCGGACCGCGCGATTCCGCGTAGCCTGCGCACGATGGAAGGTTTTGGCGTTCACACGTTCCGCTTCGTCAACGCCGAGGGCAGGTCGCGCTTCGTGAAGTTTCATTGGCGTCCGGTGCTCGGGTCGTATTCGCTGTTGTGGGACGAGGCGCAGAAGATCGCCGGCAAGGATCCGGATTTCCACCGGCGCGACCTTTGGGAAGCCATCGAACGCGGCGATTTCCCCGAATTCGAACTCGGCGTGCAACTGATCGAAGAGAAAGACGAGCACACGCTCGGTTTCGATCTGCTCGATCCGACCAAGCTGATTCCCGAGGAGATCGTGCCGGTCAGGATCGTCGGCAAGATGACGTTGAATCGCAATCCGGACAATTTCTTCGCTGAGACCGAGCAGGTCGCATTTCACCCCGGGCATGTCGTGCCGGGTATCGACTTCTCGAACGATCCGCTATTGCAAGGGCGCTTGTTCTCGTACACCGACACGCAGATCAGCCGGCTCGGCGGCGCGAACTTCCACGAGCTTCCGATCAACCGGCCGCTGTCGCCGAACGTGAACAATCAGCGCGACGGCATGCACCGGCAAACAATCAATGTCGGCCAGGCATCGTACGAGCCGAATTCATTGAACGACGCATGGCCGAAGGAAACCGATCCGGCGTCGCGCGACGGCGGCTTCGAGAGTTATCCGGAGACCGTGGACGGGACGAAGATTCGCGTGCGCAGCGAGTCGTTTGCCGATCATTTTTCGCAAGCGGCGTTGTTTTATCAAAGCATGAGCGACGTCGAGAAAGAGCATATCGCCGCCGCTTATCAATTCGAACTCGGCAAGGTGACAAGGCCTGAGATTCGCGCGCGCGTCGTCAATGAAATCCTCGCCAATTACGATCTCGATCTTGCGAACAAGGTAGCCGAGGGGCTCGGGCTTCCTGCGCCTAAAAACGGTGCTAAAGCGGTGGGCCAGCAGCGGCCGTCGCCGGCGTTGAGCCTGCTCAATCGCGCCAAGCCCGGTATCAAGACGCGCAAGATCGCCCTGCTCGCGGCGCCGGGCGCCGACGAGACTTTGCTTCAGACCGTGCGGAAGAAGCTCGAAGACGAAGGCGCGGCGCCGCTGCTGATTGCGCCCACGCTTGCACCGGTTGCAGGCGCCAACCCCGATGCGACGATCGCGGGGATGCCGTCGATCATGTTCGACGCGGTGATCGTATGCGGCGGCGAGGCCAGTGCGAAGACGCTCGCGCAATCGGGCGATGCGCGGCACTTCGTACTCGAGGCGTTCAAGCATCTGAAGGCGATCGGGGCGCTTGGCGCGGGCCGCGATGTGTTGAAGGCCGCGCATCTGCCCGATCAGGCAGAGGGTGTCGCGACCGGCGGCGACGGCGATGTCGACGCGGTGTTGAAGAAGTTTATCGAAGCCGCCGGTCAACACCGCGTCTGGGCGCGGCGTGCGATGGCGGAGTCGGTGCCGGCCTAA
- a CDS encoding DUF3564 family protein, producing the protein MRLSILINTPDPTAGHDYAVLWLDTENRGWALDARRGIELPAAGEMRDIDGVLTLCEHGCDEPFVTLYGMRVDRRGNVASAQGGARWTSSGVRRGPVDGYWRLRAVERPPTAAHLPPASKQPATHVAGPGRPRGR; encoded by the coding sequence ATGCGTCTGTCGATTCTGATCAATACGCCCGACCCGACGGCGGGCCACGACTACGCGGTGTTGTGGCTCGATACGGAGAACCGCGGCTGGGCACTCGACGCGCGCCGCGGCATCGAGTTGCCCGCGGCGGGCGAAATGCGCGACATCGACGGCGTGCTCACGCTGTGCGAACACGGCTGCGACGAACCGTTCGTCACGCTGTACGGCATGCGGGTGGACCGTCGCGGCAATGTCGCATCCGCGCAAGGAGGCGCGCGCTGGACGTCTTCGGGCGTACGGCGCGGTCCGGTCGACGGATACTGGCGGCTGCGTGCGGTCGAACGACCACCCACCGCGGCCCACCTGCCGCCAGCGAGCAAGCAGCCCGCCACGCATGTAGCCGGACCGGGCCGTCCGCGCGGCCGCTGA
- a CDS encoding alkaline phosphatase family protein → MMSVPPFGKQIAAAQACGEPDLVRRQIVAAIVGSFALSACGGGGGAGSDSGSGTAPPNQAIGQIPPDRANLPRPALPAPGSSGIDHIVLVTMENRSFDHLLGWVPNAEGLPAGRQFTDAFGEVHAPFALSANPAYGFQGCSFADPDHAYDAGRVHLANGAMNGFLLTPDTNQTRGDLLPIGFFQQADLDFYRNAVPLYTVCDYYMSGILADTFPNRVYLHSGETDRLSDTLDTSQLPTIWDRLDAKGITSAYYFHDVPFTALYGARYVGRSKLFSDFLSDAAAGSLPSFCMVDPSFGGEAQGISNDDHPHADVRNGQVLLGQIYEALRSSPTWSSTLMIVVYDEWGGFMEHVASPLKPVSAAEQALGNDGRLGLRVPCMLLGPRVSANQVARYPFDPSSIHQLLQWRFGLDPLGVRASDPTTFNLAYALDLTHPPRTDAPPVAVAQGPFGAACPLVPAGGSGIGSIDNAQQTGVPASGTAASGTAASGTTASGELQRSVPGGRFSDLRAKATALGFPQ, encoded by the coding sequence ATGATGAGCGTGCCACCATTCGGCAAGCAGATTGCAGCTGCGCAAGCCTGCGGCGAACCCGATCTCGTACGCAGGCAGATCGTCGCGGCGATCGTCGGTTCGTTCGCGCTATCGGCATGCGGCGGCGGGGGTGGCGCAGGCAGCGATTCCGGCTCGGGTACGGCGCCGCCAAACCAGGCGATCGGCCAGATTCCGCCGGACCGCGCGAACTTGCCGCGCCCGGCGCTGCCTGCGCCGGGTTCGTCGGGTATCGACCATATCGTGCTCGTGACGATGGAGAACCGCTCGTTCGATCATCTGCTCGGGTGGGTGCCGAATGCGGAAGGTTTGCCCGCGGGCCGGCAATTCACGGACGCGTTCGGCGAGGTGCATGCGCCGTTTGCATTGTCGGCCAACCCAGCCTACGGTTTTCAGGGCTGCTCGTTCGCGGACCCCGATCATGCGTATGATGCGGGCCGGGTCCACCTTGCCAACGGCGCGATGAACGGCTTCCTGCTCACGCCCGATACGAACCAGACGCGCGGCGACCTGCTGCCGATCGGCTTCTTCCAGCAGGCGGACCTCGATTTCTATCGGAACGCGGTGCCGCTCTATACGGTTTGCGACTACTACATGAGCGGCATTCTCGCGGACACGTTTCCGAATCGCGTGTATCTGCATAGTGGCGAAACGGACCGCCTCAGCGATACGCTCGATACGTCGCAGCTACCGACGATCTGGGACCGGCTCGACGCGAAGGGCATCACATCGGCCTACTATTTTCACGACGTGCCGTTCACCGCGCTATACGGCGCGCGTTATGTGGGCCGCTCGAAGCTCTTCAGCGATTTTCTGTCCGATGCGGCCGCCGGTTCCCTGCCGTCGTTCTGCATGGTCGACCCGAGTTTCGGCGGCGAAGCGCAGGGCATCTCGAACGACGACCATCCGCACGCGGACGTGCGCAATGGCCAGGTGCTGCTCGGGCAAATCTACGAGGCGTTGCGCTCGAGTCCGACGTGGAGTTCGACGCTCATGATCGTGGTCTACGACGAGTGGGGCGGGTTCATGGAGCACGTCGCGTCGCCGCTCAAGCCCGTATCCGCGGCGGAGCAGGCGCTCGGCAACGACGGACGCCTGGGCTTGCGTGTGCCGTGCATGCTGCTCGGTCCGCGCGTGAGCGCGAATCAGGTTGCGCGCTATCCGTTCGATCCGAGCTCGATTCATCAATTGCTCCAGTGGCGTTTCGGTCTTGACCCGCTCGGCGTGCGCGCGAGCGATCCGACCACGTTCAACCTTGCGTACGCGCTCGATCTGACCCATCCGCCGCGCACCGATGCGCCGCCAGTCGCCGTTGCGCAGGGGCCGTTCGGCGCGGCGTGTCCGCTCGTGCCCGCGGGTGGCAGCGGCATCGGCTCGATCGACAATGCGCAGCAGACCGGCGTGCCGGCGTCGGGTACGGCTGCATCCGGTACGGCGGCATCGGGTACGACGGCTTCGGGCGAACTCCAGCGGAGCGTGCCGGGCGGCCGCTTTTCCGATTTGCGTGCGAAGGCGACGGCGCTTGGCTTTCCGCAATAG
- a CDS encoding ABC transporter ATP-binding protein, protein MPPIISISNLSKTYASGFHALKGINLSIGRGEIFALLGPNGAGKTTLISIVCGIVRASAGSVVVDGHDIQHDYRAARELIGLVPQELTTDAFETVWATVSFSRGLFGKPKNPAYIEKVLRDLSLWEKRDNRIMTLSGGMKRRVLIAKALSHEPRVLFLDEPTAGVDVELRRDMWRLVRSLTTSGVTVVLTTHYIEEAEEMADRIGVINAGEIVIVEEKRELIRKLGKKQLRLHLEAPLGVVPAALADYGLEIANGGAELVYTYDSERERAGIAALLNDLNHAGIRFKDLQTSQSSLEDIFVSLVRGQSS, encoded by the coding sequence ATGCCGCCAATCATATCGATATCCAATCTATCCAAGACCTACGCATCCGGCTTCCACGCGCTCAAAGGAATCAACCTGTCGATCGGGCGCGGGGAAATCTTCGCGTTGCTCGGGCCGAACGGTGCGGGCAAGACGACGCTGATCAGCATCGTCTGCGGGATCGTCAGGGCATCCGCCGGGTCCGTCGTCGTCGACGGGCATGATATCCAGCACGATTACCGCGCCGCGCGCGAGCTGATCGGCCTCGTGCCGCAGGAGCTCACGACCGATGCGTTCGAAACCGTGTGGGCCACCGTTTCGTTTAGCCGCGGCCTGTTCGGCAAGCCGAAAAACCCCGCATACATCGAAAAGGTGCTGCGCGACCTCTCGTTGTGGGAGAAGCGCGATAACCGCATCATGACGCTGTCGGGCGGCATGAAGCGCCGCGTGCTGATCGCGAAGGCGTTGTCGCACGAGCCGCGCGTGCTGTTCCTCGACGAGCCGACCGCGGGCGTCGACGTCGAGTTGCGGCGCGACATGTGGCGCCTCGTGCGTTCGCTGACCACGAGCGGTGTGACGGTGGTGCTGACCACGCACTACATCGAGGAAGCGGAGGAGATGGCCGATCGCATCGGCGTCATCAACGCTGGCGAAATCGTGATCGTGGAAGAGAAGCGGGAACTGATCCGCAAGCTCGGCAAGAAGCAGTTGCGATTGCATCTCGAAGCGCCGCTTGGCGTGGTCCCCGCGGCGCTGGCCGACTATGGGCTCGAAATCGCCAACGGCGGCGCCGAACTCGTCTATACCTACGACTCGGAGCGCGAGCGCGCTGGCATCGCCGCGCTGCTCAACGACCTGAACCATGCGGGCATCCGCTTCAAGGACCTGCAGACGTCGCAAAGCTCGCTCGAAGATATCTTCGTGAGCCTCGTGCGAGGGCAATCATCATGA
- a CDS encoding ABC transporter permease yields MNLHAIRAIYRFEMARTGRTLMQSIVAPVISTSLYFVVFGAAIGSRIREVEGVSYGSFIVPGLIMLSLLSQSISNASFGIYFPRFTGTIYELLSAPVSYLEIVISYVGAAATKSIILGLIILATAGLFVPLQIQHPLWMVLFLVLTSVTFSLLGFIIGIWADNFEKLQIVPLLIITPLTFLGGSFYSVAMLPPGWRIVALFNPIVYLISGFRWSFYGLADVSVAISLGMTALFLAVFLVVIAWIFKTGYRLKS; encoded by the coding sequence ATGAACCTGCATGCGATCCGCGCGATTTACCGCTTCGAAATGGCGCGCACCGGGCGCACGCTGATGCAAAGCATCGTCGCACCCGTCATTTCCACCTCGCTTTACTTCGTCGTGTTCGGTGCGGCGATCGGCTCGCGTATTCGAGAAGTCGAGGGCGTCAGCTACGGCTCGTTCATCGTGCCGGGGCTCATCATGCTGTCGCTGTTGTCGCAGAGCATTTCGAATGCGTCGTTCGGCATCTATTTTCCGCGCTTCACGGGTACCATTTACGAGCTGCTTTCGGCACCCGTGTCGTATCTCGAGATCGTGATCAGCTATGTCGGTGCGGCCGCAACGAAGTCGATCATTCTCGGGCTCATCATTCTCGCGACGGCGGGACTGTTCGTACCGCTGCAGATTCAGCATCCGCTGTGGATGGTGCTGTTTCTCGTGCTGACTTCGGTCACGTTCAGTCTGCTCGGTTTCATCATAGGCATCTGGGCCGACAACTTCGAGAAGCTGCAGATCGTTCCGCTCCTCATCATCACGCCGCTGACTTTCCTCGGCGGCAGCTTCTATTCGGTCGCGATGCTGCCGCCGGGCTGGCGCATCGTGGCGCTGTTCAACCCGATCGTGTATCTGATCAGCGGCTTCCGGTGGAGCTTTTATGGGCTTGCCGACGTGAGCGTCGCGATCAGCCTCGGCATGACGGCCCTTTTTCTCGCGGTGTTTCTCGTGGTCATCGCGTGGATCTTTAAAACGGGCTATCGCCTCAAGTCGTAG
- a CDS encoding sensor histidine kinase, with amino-acid sequence MALKPSRPLRLFAEHLRERRVSLTERWMRAVFNDADLSESDRLTYEQLADHVPSILEELCSAFEDQDLDQVEPSIEQDAKLHGRLRWKQGYRIDELVRELDLLRQVLFGAIFNYAEQYPAFSRRHEERARHFIDEAISFVTLTSIREVMTERDRKIDEYTGRLERANHELLLKQKLVGELYESRMQLTRSVVHDLRNFLNVFSMALQMIARAPAKTDAALALANRQVGDMKTLVDELVEYSIVLGDTNPFATEAIDLRALFDELVASCGPTVEAKGLRLVQRFDRELGTIVSNRLKLKQIALNLLSNAAKYTKAGEVELDMHACGEMQWCLRVSDTGVGIGAADQERVFKEFERATHEDVPGVGLGLAIVRELCRTLHGDLRFASHEGEGTTFEIIFPLRLDTDG; translated from the coding sequence ATGGCTCTCAAACCGTCACGACCGCTGCGTCTGTTCGCGGAACATCTTCGCGAACGGCGCGTCAGTCTGACCGAGCGATGGATGAGGGCCGTGTTCAACGATGCGGATCTGTCGGAGTCGGACCGCCTTACGTACGAACAGCTGGCCGATCACGTTCCTTCCATTCTCGAAGAACTCTGCAGCGCCTTCGAAGATCAGGATCTCGACCAGGTCGAGCCGTCGATCGAACAGGACGCGAAACTGCATGGCAGGCTGCGCTGGAAGCAGGGCTATCGCATCGACGAACTCGTGCGCGAACTCGATTTGCTGCGGCAGGTGTTGTTCGGTGCGATCTTCAACTACGCGGAACAGTATCCGGCGTTTTCGCGGCGTCACGAGGAACGCGCGCGGCATTTCATCGACGAGGCGATCAGTTTCGTGACGCTCACGTCGATCCGCGAGGTCATGACCGAGCGCGACCGCAAGATCGACGAATACACGGGCCGGCTCGAACGCGCGAATCATGAACTGCTGCTCAAGCAGAAGCTCGTCGGCGAATTGTATGAATCGCGGATGCAGCTCACGCGCAGCGTCGTGCACGATCTGCGCAACTTTCTCAATGTGTTTTCGATGGCGTTGCAGATGATTGCGCGCGCGCCGGCAAAGACCGATGCGGCGCTCGCGCTCGCTAACCGGCAGGTCGGCGACATGAAGACGCTCGTCGACGAACTCGTCGAATATTCGATCGTGCTCGGCGATACGAATCCATTCGCCACCGAGGCCATCGATCTGCGCGCGCTGTTCGACGAACTGGTGGCCTCGTGCGGCCCCACGGTGGAAGCGAAAGGCTTGCGCCTCGTGCAACGGTTCGATCGCGAACTGGGGACGATCGTGTCGAACCGGCTCAAGCTCAAGCAGATCGCACTCAATCTGTTGTCCAACGCGGCCAAGTACACGAAGGCGGGTGAGGTCGAACTCGATATGCACGCGTGCGGCGAGATGCAGTGGTGCCTGCGGGTGTCGGACACCGGCGTCGGGATCGGTGCGGCCGATCAGGAGCGCGTCTTCAAGGAATTCGAGCGCGCAACGCACGAGGATGTGCCGGGCGTCGGGCTCG